In one window of Chloroflexota bacterium DNA:
- a CDS encoding adenylyltransferase/cytidyltransferase family protein has translation MEPQGLILDYDDAARLSGQLKQVGATVVLTNGCFDLIHRGHVDYLRQARALGDFLFVGLNDDAMVRQLKGPGRPILDETDRAFMLAELRSVDAVVLFHEPTAERLVQLIKPDIYAKGGDWGPGQKTPPEVIVVEQQGGRVVYLPYVSGRSTSEILEQVRRGVGD, from the coding sequence ATGGAACCTCAGGGACTGATACTTGATTACGATGACGCAGCCCGGCTGTCAGGACAGCTAAAACAGGTGGGTGCCACGGTGGTGTTGACCAACGGCTGCTTCGACCTTATTCATCGGGGGCATGTCGACTACCTGCGGCAAGCCCGGGCCCTGGGCGATTTCCTCTTCGTCGGTTTGAACGACGATGCCATGGTGCGGCAGCTGAAAGGGCCCGGACGTCCCATTCTGGATGAGACAGACAGAGCATTCATGCTGGCAGAGTTGCGATCGGTCGACGCGGTCGTCCTGTTCCACGAACCCACAGCCGAGAGACTCGTGCAGCTCATTAAGCCCGATATCTATGCAAAAGGTGGGGATTGGGGTCCAGGACAAAAGACACCGCCCGAGGTCATCGTTGTGGAGCAGCAGGGTGGCCGCGTGGTCTACCTGCCCTACGTCAGTGGGCGCTCAACCTCAGAAATCCTTGAGCAGGTGCGGCGGGGCGTCGGTGATTAA